A stretch of the Aegilops tauschii subsp. strangulata cultivar AL8/78 chromosome 4, Aet v6.0, whole genome shotgun sequence genome encodes the following:
- the LOC109748672 gene encoding heat shock 70 kDa protein BIP2-like, whose amino-acid sequence MAATRQIYLGVLLLLAVAASTTSGAAAFGLPRGLRPGHCASVFRTYDTVSPFMTGNTTAIHLGNTKSCVAGYGGRLDPHTAYQFCIPSWVVFTDNGTLVGEAAMNHAAVRPGTAVSGFKRLLGIRMYNEMVKREAELVPYHFTEQLGRCGIEMEIEEGNLKRFLPEDVASILVAELKRMAEAHLGREIRYAVVTVPGHFNGVQRSSLVMEAAQWRGGFRTAKLVDEQVAAAAGYRLHEKRGDRKVILVFHLGGRTCHATKFRFKDGSGHLLDEHHDAYLGGDDFTGRVVDYFVELIEEKHHRDIRGDEGTLRKLRAECERAKKLLSDREGVLMNIGSVLGEGADIYEELTRAKFEELNRDLMERGMEIVETVVMEGAPTSQMQSRKDAIDEVILVGGSVRIPMVGQLLEDYFNGRGLIRDEDAVIRGAALLSRPESARYVEECYYGGVSGPLWLAK is encoded by the exons ATGGCGGCGACTCGTCAGATCTACCTCGGCGTTCTCCTGCTCCTGGCCGTGG CGGCATCGACGACGTCGGGAGCGGCGGCGTTTGGCCTACCGCGGGGCCTGAGGCCCGGGCACTGCGCCTCCGTGTTCCGGACGTATGACACGGTCTCTCCGTTCATGACGGGCAACACGACGGCCATCCACCTCGGCAACACCAAGTCCTGTGTCGCCGGCTACGGGGGCCGCCTGGATCCCCACACCGCGTACCAGTTCTGCATCCCCTCCTGGGTCGTCTTCACAGACAACGGTACCCTCGTCGGCGAGGCCGCCATGAACCACGCGGCCGTCAGGCCCGGGACGGCCGTCTCCGGGTTCAAGCGCCTCCTTGGCATCAG GATGTACAACGAGATGGTAAAGAGAGAGGCGGAGCTAGTGCCGTACCACTTCACCGAGCAGCTGGGAAGATGCGGCATCGAGATGGAGATTGAGGAAGGCAACCTGAAGAGATTCCTCCCCGAAGATGTCGCCAGCATCCTTGTAGCCGAGCTGAAGCGAATGGCGGAAGCACATCTGGGCCGCGAGATCAGGTACGCCGTGGTCACTGTCCCCGGGCACTTCAACGGCGTTCAACGGAGTTCGCTGGTCATGGAAGCTGCCCAGTGGCGTGGTGGCTTCCGTACTGCCAAGCTTGTCGACGAGCAGGTCGCGGCGGCGGCTGGGTACCGCCTTCATGAGAAGAGGGGTGACCGCAAGGTCATCCTCGTCTTCCATCTCGGCGGCCGCACTTGCCACGCCACCAAGTTCAGGTTCAAGGATGGCTCGGGCCATCTCCTGGACGAACACCATGATGCCTACCTAGGCG GTGACGACTTCACCGGCAGGGTTGTGGACTATTtcgtggagctgatcgaggagaAGCATCACCGGGACATCCGTGGGGATGAGGGCACTCTCAGGAAGCTGAGGGCGGAGTGCGAGAGAGCCAAGAAGCTACTGAGCGACCGAGAGGGCGTTCTTATGAACATCGGATCGGTTCTTGGCGAAGGAGCAGATATCTACGAGGAGCTCACACGAGCCAAGTTCGAGGAGCTGAACCGTGACCTCATGGAGAGAGGAATGGAAATAGTGGAGACGGTGGTGATGGAAGGTGCTCCCACTTCCCAGATGCAGAGCCGCAAGGACGCCATCGACGAGGTCATTCTCGTCGGTGGTAGTGTGAGGATCCCCATGGTTGGGCAGCTCCTCGAGGATTACTTCAATGGTAGGGGACTAATCAGGGATGAGGACGCGGTAATCCGGGGCGCTGCTCTTCTGTCACGTCCCGAGTCTGCTAGATACGTGGAAGAATGCTACTATGGAGGAGTGTCAGGGCCTCTCTGGTTGGCaaaataa